The genomic region ACGAGCAAAAAACGATTTTACACAAAACTGTTGAAGACAACGCAGAGTTTGTACCCCGCAATGTGTGTTGTGAGTAATTTTGTGACTGGTAGAGGATACcaataaaattagtaaattttcgTGAACTAAAGTTCACAAAATAGTGTCGAAATAGGTCAGCTAAATATGAGTCGTCTGAGGTTGTTCTCCAATACTAAGGTAAATAGACGAAGATTGCAACGCGGCCTTAAGTCTATTGTGCTCTTAACGTTCTTATAATGGTACAGAGTATAATATTCAGTGGATGAAGTGTTCATCCACAtattgtgtagtcgaaaaagtcttttcgtatttctaaagaaacttcaagtaatttttttttacatttaaattcaaCCACGGAATATAACAAGTGTATTTGCAAATGATAGTTTAAATATAGCAGGTACTCTACAGTTAGAAACTCTGATATTTCACCATGAAGtacttcaaattttaaaacttaagcaCAATTTCTTCAAGTATCTGTTAGTTTGAAGTTGGAAAACATTGTTCTTAGGATTGAATCAGCAGTCTGAGAAAGAAATATATACTTCCTAAGGATTTCCTTATATGTATTCAAATGTGTTCCGAAGAAATGTTGAAAACAAAATCCAGAAAATTTGCGGAAATTATTTTCGACGATACAATTTCGATTAAAAATATGTAGACTATATGTAGACTATGTTCCCGATGGTATTCCCTATGGTATTAACTTATATATCGTGCTCCTGCTAAATGAAGACCTCAGCCCTAGCTTAAGTTTTATTTTCTTCGGCAGTCTTGCATACAAACATTTCTGCTTACATGCTACGACGAAAATGCTCATAAACAGGACAGCCAATCACCCATACATATCTTTTATTGACTAATAAGATAtaacaaaatgtatttattataaaagaaattacggcaaatttttatgaatattttttattaagaattatAGCAATTAACCAAAGCACTacaaaatttttgcttaaaagaTTTTCCAAATCGCTCGTTTCTCACTGCCGGTCTTCGACTCTTATTATCACATAACTGCCTCCAACATCGACTTCATCCTTGAAAAATGTCAATTTCGCTTTCAACAGGCCACGTGGTATTTGATTTGGCCAAGTGTCTGTTTTCATATCCAAATCCTTCACAAAATATTGACCCTTCGGTAGCGGACACAAACCGTCTTCGGGCACATGCGGAAAGTCGGTGTTTTTACCCTCAACCAAAGACGGTTCCAACAACTTCGTATACAATTCTTTGACGCCCTCACAAACAGGCGTACGTGGCACGCCCATTGGCAATTGCTTATATTGACCATCGCCTTGTGGTGAGGAGAAAATTTCTATCTGAAATTTATAATGCTCACTAGACATGTCTTCAGCGAGTGTCACACTACCGTTGATGTAACGTTGACGTCCAACAATTTTCAAATCGCTCAAATCAAAGGCTGTTTCCTTTAAACCCTTGAAAGGCTCTAATCGCTCATTCTTCACGGTGTATGGTTGTTCGGCCTGAAATAATACGAAATATGTTAAAGAAAAGTGAACTAAGAAGCATTCATTTGTATGCTTTATACCTTCGAAAAGCCGCTCAGTACAcaaattataatcaaaattGCGCTCTCGCAGAACTGCACACTGAGTGAGAACTTCATTTGTACTCGTGGTGTTTTATTGCTTGCCGTAAAATTGTGAATATGATTATTGCTCAGATGGTATTTATAGGCTCGTTGCTAGTGACCAAATCGCAGATTATACAGAAAACACGAAAATTGCGTTTGAAATCGTGTTTTACATGTAATTGAgttacaaaaatttatgttaCTGCTTTTACAGTTATCTGTCCTCTGTGTAGTAATTGCAAAATGTCATCAGCAAGTCTGATTCATGATTCGTTGAAGCgagacaaaaaatttaaattttatcttaAACAACTTAAACCAGAGTCAAAAGCGGGGCATGATCAtcacattataaaaaaatatcataacataaaattaaaatacttgattttttttggttcacGTGTGCAACCAGCTGAtcgctttttaataaaaaacaaagaatttttag from Bactrocera tryoni isolate S06 chromosome 3, CSIRO_BtryS06_freeze2, whole genome shotgun sequence harbors:
- the LOC120770343 gene encoding uncharacterized protein LOC120770343, with amino-acid sequence MKFSLSVQFCESAILIIICVLSGFSKAEQPYTVKNERLEPFKGLKETAFDLSDLKIVGRQRYINGSVTLAEDMSSEHYKFQIEIFSSPQGDGQYKQLPMGVPRTPVCEGVKELYTKLLEPSLVEGKNTDFPHVPEDGLCPLPKGQYFVKDLDMKTDTWPNQIPRGLLKAKLTFFKDEVDVGGSYVIIRVEDRQ